A genome region from Natronobeatus ordinarius includes the following:
- a CDS encoding secretion system protein gives MSLTTTAVHVLARLYPYDVEASDELVESIRFIEAPYEAETIVRAGYGAGVVGALVPLPLLLYDVQVFFVAVFVLTGSLAAVHAVHSWPHLAAAFRRTEALGETPNLIGRAVLRMQIQPSLENAVRFAARTGNGPLSRSLGAHFNRAKGTPHAGLLSFAEEWAEYFPALRRSSTLLATAQDAPEGERGRTLDRSLSAILDGTRSQMAEFTASIRAPTTMLFAFGILLPLALIALVPAAPLAGVNLNIWMFVLLYNIVLPLSLIGAALWLLVRRPVAFPPPKIDRDHPALPNRLWLRSGWGIVAGGVVYVTVAAFGPAYLSTVVAFGVGLGVALLSVYSPILTLRHYVRDVEEHLTDALYIVGRQVAEGESVESAIELAADRVPAETGEVFTHAAGVQRRLHTSVEEAFLGTYGALRDVPSQRAHSMAALLAIAGDEGKPAGRAIVSMADHLEELEEVEAETKRALVQVTSTLDNTAAYFGPMVGGATVGMAGMLTEESFSMADGFEDATTLAVDGLGIVVAVYLILLAFIMTPLSYALRHGMDRTLFGYHIGRTLVSSMILFTLTVALIDVAIVDIG, from the coding sequence GTGTCACTCACGACGACGGCCGTACACGTCCTCGCCAGGTTGTATCCCTACGACGTGGAGGCCAGCGACGAACTCGTCGAATCGATCCGGTTCATCGAGGCCCCGTACGAGGCCGAGACGATCGTCAGGGCGGGGTACGGTGCCGGAGTGGTCGGTGCACTCGTGCCGCTTCCCCTGCTGTTGTACGACGTTCAGGTATTCTTCGTCGCGGTGTTCGTCCTCACCGGATCGCTCGCAGCGGTCCACGCCGTCCACTCGTGGCCACACCTGGCAGCGGCGTTTCGCCGGACTGAAGCGCTGGGGGAGACGCCGAACCTCATCGGCCGTGCGGTGTTACGGATGCAGATCCAGCCGTCGCTCGAGAACGCCGTGCGGTTCGCCGCGCGAACCGGCAACGGACCACTCTCACGGAGTCTCGGCGCCCATTTCAATCGAGCGAAGGGGACCCCCCACGCCGGACTGCTGTCGTTCGCCGAAGAGTGGGCGGAGTACTTTCCGGCGCTCCGGCGGTCGTCGACGCTTCTCGCGACTGCACAGGACGCTCCAGAGGGCGAACGCGGTCGCACGCTCGACCGGTCGCTGTCCGCGATTCTCGATGGGACCCGCAGCCAGATGGCCGAGTTCACGGCGTCGATCCGGGCGCCGACGACCATGCTCTTCGCGTTCGGCATCCTGCTACCGCTCGCGCTCATCGCGCTCGTGCCCGCAGCCCCGCTGGCCGGAGTCAACCTCAACATCTGGATGTTCGTCCTCCTCTACAACATCGTGTTACCGCTCTCGCTGATCGGCGCGGCACTGTGGCTGCTCGTCCGCCGGCCGGTCGCGTTCCCGCCGCCGAAAATCGACCGGGACCATCCGGCGCTACCGAACCGACTCTGGCTGCGATCCGGATGGGGGATCGTCGCCGGTGGCGTCGTCTACGTCACGGTAGCGGCGTTCGGCCCAGCGTATCTCTCGACGGTCGTCGCGTTCGGTGTCGGCCTCGGAGTCGCGTTACTTTCGGTTTACAGCCCGATCCTCACACTGCGTCACTACGTCAGAGACGTCGAAGAACACCTGACGGACGCCCTGTACATCGTCGGGCGACAGGTCGCCGAGGGAGAATCCGTCGAATCAGCGATTGAACTGGCCGCCGACCGCGTTCCCGCAGAAACCGGCGAGGTATTCACCCACGCCGCCGGTGTCCAGCGTCGGCTTCACACGAGCGTCGAGGAAGCGTTCCTCGGAACGTACGGGGCGCTTCGGGACGTCCCCAGTCAGCGAGCACACAGCATGGCGGCGCTCCTCGCAATCGCCGGCGACGAGGGGAAGCCAGCCGGTCGAGCGATCGTCTCGATGGCCGACCACCTGGAAGAACTCGAGGAAGTCGAGGCGGAGACGAAACGCGCACTCGTGCAGGTGACGAGCACGCTCGACAACACCGCCGCCTATTTCGGACCGATGGTCGGCGGTGCGACCGTCGGAATGGCAGGGATGCTTACCGAGGAGAGTTTCAGCATGGCCGATGGGTTCGAGGACGCAACGACGCTGGCGGTCGACGGACTCGGGATCGTCGTGGCCGTCTACTTGATCCTCCTGGCGTTCATCATGACACCACTGTCGTACGCGCTTCGACACGGAATGGACCGGACGCTGTTCGGCTATCACATCGGTCGAACCCTGGTATCGTCGATGATCCTGTTCACGCTGACCGTCGCGCTGATCGACGTCGCCATCGTCGATATCGGTTGA
- a CDS encoding ATP-binding protein has product MSFVIGRGVDAEPTQVGHLGRYRALDGSEGAELYVDLDGPHAMLIVGKRGYGKSFTLGVVAEELARAPGVAPVIVDPMGVFSTLDDPADGEPVPVELITEPAISADVLDPRSWCALLGLSPESGAGGLVWQAAQETRTLEEMQVHIEEADAPDVDRRAASNHVSLAQSWGVFDPDGLDAETLASTAVSVVDVSGLDTAPMNAVCRGIGEALYRARVDETIDRLPWLLIDEAHTFFDGVAESALHTILTRGRAPGVSLVLATQRPSAVSEIAISQSDVLISHRLTAQADLEALSTAQPTYMNDSLDERLPTDPGEVVVIDDATETIHAAQIRFRDTPHGGGSPSAREVAGLE; this is encoded by the coding sequence ATGAGCTTTGTCATCGGTCGGGGGGTCGACGCCGAACCGACGCAGGTGGGACATCTGGGCCGGTATCGCGCACTCGACGGCAGCGAAGGTGCCGAGTTGTACGTCGACCTGGACGGACCCCACGCGATGCTGATCGTCGGCAAACGCGGCTACGGCAAGTCGTTCACGCTGGGTGTCGTAGCGGAGGAACTCGCGCGCGCACCAGGGGTCGCACCGGTGATCGTCGACCCGATGGGCGTCTTCTCGACGCTCGACGATCCAGCAGACGGAGAACCGGTTCCCGTCGAGCTCATCACGGAGCCGGCGATCTCGGCCGACGTGCTCGATCCCCGGTCGTGGTGTGCACTGCTCGGTCTGTCACCCGAGAGCGGCGCTGGCGGGCTCGTCTGGCAGGCAGCACAGGAAACGCGAACGCTCGAGGAGATGCAGGTGCACATCGAGGAGGCCGATGCACCGGACGTCGACAGACGGGCGGCGAGCAACCACGTCTCGCTAGCCCAGTCGTGGGGGGTGTTCGATCCCGACGGCCTCGATGCCGAAACTCTGGCCAGCACGGCCGTCTCCGTCGTGGACGTCTCCGGACTCGACACGGCACCGATGAACGCGGTCTGTCGCGGCATCGGTGAAGCGCTCTACCGTGCGCGGGTTGACGAGACGATCGATCGGCTCCCGTGGCTCCTGATCGACGAGGCCCACACGTTCTTCGACGGCGTCGCGGAGTCGGCGCTGCACACGATCCTCACGCGCGGTCGCGCCCCGGGAGTCAGCCTCGTGCTCGCGACCCAGCGACCGAGCGCTGTCTCCGAGATCGCGATCTCACAGTCCGACGTGTTGATCTCTCACCGCCTGACCGCACAGGCAGACCTCGAGGCGCTGTCGACCGCCCAGCCGACGTACATGAACGACTCGCTCGACGAGCGACTGCCGACCGATCCCGGGGAGGTGGTCGTGATCGACGACGCAACCGAGACGATCCACGCCGCACAGATCCGGTTCCGTGATACGCCACACGGTGGAGGAAGCCCGAGTGCACGCGAAGTGGCAGGACTCGAGTGA
- a CDS encoding DUF7310 family coiled-coil domain-containing protein, with amino-acid sequence MTDVDRLEQRLSAVERVVVDGDVALDELATLASLSETVSTLETRLEEHERRLADLEAAVQSIEGYVGNVESINDDVERQAATAVATVDRLERRMEALEVELDDLQGGILEGERERDEETVAERNGSVGTERDESVTLGFEAGEAGKPTPEQSVSELFGSDRGSRATVDDGVDRPSSTANQSAVDSALEEDEPSEPARSEGDGGTNDGLLDALRSRLS; translated from the coding sequence ATGACCGACGTCGATCGGCTCGAGCAGCGTCTGTCGGCCGTCGAGCGCGTCGTCGTCGACGGCGACGTGGCGCTCGACGAACTGGCGACGCTGGCCTCACTGTCGGAGACTGTCTCGACACTCGAAACGCGTCTCGAGGAGCACGAGCGCCGACTCGCCGATCTCGAGGCCGCGGTCCAGTCGATCGAGGGATACGTCGGGAACGTCGAGTCGATCAACGACGACGTGGAGCGACAGGCAGCCACGGCGGTCGCGACGGTCGACCGACTCGAGCGTCGGATGGAGGCGCTCGAGGTCGAACTCGACGACCTTCAGGGCGGGATTCTCGAGGGCGAGCGAGAACGTGACGAAGAGACCGTCGCTGAACGCAACGGGTCTGTCGGTACCGAACGCGACGAGAGCGTCACGCTCGGGTTCGAGGCAGGCGAGGCCGGGAAACCGACGCCGGAGCAGTCAGTGAGCGAGCTCTTCGGCTCGGATCGCGGGTCACGAGCGACCGTCGACGACGGTGTAGACAGACCGTCGTCCACCGCGAACCAGTCGGCAGTCGACTCAGCACTCGAGGAGGACGAGCCGTCTGAACCAGCCCGTTCGGAGGGTGATGGCGGAACGAACGACGGCTTGCTCGACGCACTCCGGTCCCGGCTTTCATGA
- a CDS encoding MinD/ParA family ATP-binding protein yields MIVAVSGGKGGVGKSTTAWNLGRELDAVVVDADLATADLPPGTGPDLHDVLAGRVEPVDAIEDVGPVTLLPCGRTLSGARASNLEELGRVLRRVEREWGRVVVDCPAGLARDVGIELRNADLAVLVTTPNEAALVDAFRAYRLTEALQTPVASAVLNKTDREAHEEVADRLGRALGVEITRVDRQQAVADAQARWMPVRDHAPDAQAVEAFRSVADRLERAQARLSGRSTSG; encoded by the coding sequence ATGATCGTCGCCGTCTCGGGAGGAAAAGGCGGCGTCGGCAAATCGACGACGGCGTGGAACCTCGGCCGCGAACTCGACGCCGTCGTCGTCGACGCCGATCTGGCGACCGCCGACCTCCCACCAGGTACTGGCCCCGACCTCCACGACGTCCTCGCCGGCCGCGTCGAGCCGGTCGACGCGATCGAAGACGTCGGTCCGGTGACGCTCCTCCCCTGTGGGCGAACGCTCTCTGGAGCCCGTGCGTCGAACCTCGAGGAACTCGGTCGGGTACTCCGACGCGTCGAACGGGAGTGGGGGCGCGTCGTCGTCGACTGTCCCGCGGGACTCGCCCGTGACGTCGGAATCGAACTCCGGAACGCCGACCTCGCAGTGCTCGTCACGACGCCGAACGAGGCAGCACTGGTCGACGCGTTCCGGGCGTACAGACTCACAGAAGCGCTCCAGACGCCGGTCGCATCCGCCGTTCTGAACAAGACCGACCGCGAGGCCCACGAGGAGGTCGCTGACCGACTCGGTCGAGCACTCGGCGTCGAGATAACGCGCGTCGATCGTCAACAGGCGGTCGCCGACGCACAGGCCCGGTGGATGCCAGTCCGCGATCACGCGCCCGACGCACAGGCAGTCGAGGCGTTCCGATCGGTCGCGGACCGACTCGAACGAGCACAGGCACGGCTCTCCGGACGCTCCACTTCCGGCTGA
- a CDS encoding DUF7283 family protein, with the protein MDLEAPADAWYVYVAVAIVSIALAGLALGVSTGPPPDAEQAANTIEGATASELTASASYDHDADVVTINRQTITMENDHGTSHASFSYGIVVPVNGDERLENLVHGAEFADEYETELQDGDTHAFAVFKQDVEAAFDENTGNALQANGELHARQLTIDAGIDELEPLSESAEVEVTETDSLPGEGEIRDNVREVTLRYDGVEGRDVHFEVTGDYAGSGEFEESDSERFTTGSGEIPIEISSSNLRQPGDEPVTFSVTFEEDGELTEETWEDDDLEIDDLEVWENEIEREVEFDHDHLLIGLNDGGNYYVTLVIV; encoded by the coding sequence ATGGATCTGGAGGCACCAGCCGACGCGTGGTACGTCTACGTCGCAGTAGCGATCGTCAGTATCGCGCTCGCTGGCCTCGCGCTGGGAGTCTCGACGGGACCTCCCCCAGACGCAGAACAGGCAGCGAACACCATCGAAGGAGCAACCGCGAGTGAACTCACAGCCAGCGCCTCTTACGACCACGATGCGGACGTGGTCACGATCAACCGCCAGACCATCACCATGGAGAACGACCACGGAACGTCACACGCGAGTTTCTCGTACGGAATCGTCGTCCCAGTGAACGGTGACGAACGGTTGGAGAACCTCGTCCACGGTGCGGAATTTGCAGACGAGTACGAGACGGAACTTCAGGACGGTGATACGCACGCGTTCGCCGTATTCAAACAGGACGTCGAAGCAGCGTTCGACGAGAACACCGGCAACGCCCTCCAGGCGAACGGCGAACTCCACGCCCGACAGCTCACGATCGACGCCGGAATCGACGAACTCGAGCCGTTGTCGGAGTCTGCCGAAGTGGAGGTCACAGAGACCGATAGCTTGCCGGGCGAAGGCGAGATCAGAGACAACGTTCGGGAAGTGACGTTGCGATACGATGGCGTCGAAGGCCGAGACGTTCACTTCGAGGTGACAGGCGACTACGCCGGCTCCGGCGAGTTCGAGGAATCGGACAGCGAACGATTCACGACCGGTTCGGGGGAGATCCCGATCGAGATCAGCTCCTCGAACCTCCGCCAGCCTGGCGACGAACCCGTCACGTTCAGCGTTACGTTCGAGGAAGACGGCGAACTGACCGAAGAGACGTGGGAGGACGACGACCTGGAGATCGACGATCTGGAGGTATGGGAAAACGAAATCGAACGAGAAGTCGAGTTCGATCACGACCACCTGCTAATCGGCCTCAACGACGGAGGGAACTACTATGTCACACTCGTCATCGTCTAG
- a CDS encoding CARDB domain-containing protein — MAPLITDDGTRLVALVVVALGIGLVLAGSAAADEAAELESLDGDGTEDDPYVITTVEELQAMNQDLEAHYVLGNDIDASETDRWNAGAGFEPIGDGEYGDRTRTPFSGTFDGQGHTITDLAIDRPGESHVAPFGENDGTIKNVRFENVDVFSSDRNVAGAVADNHGTIKSVSVTGSVEGQDRWTAGLVARGDEGATIERSMADVEVTGDEYVGGLVGDNSEQSIVHSYATVTVEGNDRVGGLIGWNNADDGVRNSYVTGTVSGESEVGGLVGWFAGPVSDGYVAVDVTGDDTTGALVGAEYHSRYVSDGTVSNVYYDTRRSALDSTGEDSDFGTGLRTTELTGADAERNVDFDFDNFWTATDEYPVLEWQVEAVDLSVSQSAIGEGETTPVTVELTLDDGSTVTASEVADYDSEAAVASVSEGVLEANSVGETEITATVAGESDTVTVEVLEPPNIAFVDAEFDVEAAVEGTTVGLDATYENTGGPGSERVSVAVGDEDVTSTQLQLGADEKTTESIEWTAAESGTVTVDDEPYGELTVVDAENVSLEAIELPDEAAEGSEYEIGLEFATDLDTPVLETVELRVDGDRVATEVVEIDADGSADPISYAHDEQGTATHVVERHNETETGIVEILEPAEFEIEDLDAPESVEEGEQETVSATVTNVGGGEDDAELELRIDGEVQDTQTVTLDSGDSEPIQFDVTFDTDGDVTVGIASPDDEREVSVAVEAAGDSAAMATGDDAGADDDSIPGLTAVAAVLAVALALAAVARRR; from the coding sequence ATGGCCCCGCTGATTACGGACGACGGGACGCGACTGGTGGCTCTCGTAGTCGTCGCACTCGGGATCGGTCTCGTCCTCGCCGGCTCGGCAGCCGCCGACGAGGCCGCTGAACTGGAATCGCTGGACGGTGACGGTACCGAAGACGACCCCTACGTCATAACCACTGTCGAAGAGTTACAGGCGATGAACCAGGATCTCGAGGCCCACTACGTTCTCGGGAACGATATCGACGCCAGTGAAACCGACCGCTGGAACGCTGGCGCTGGCTTCGAACCGATCGGCGATGGCGAGTACGGGGATCGAACGAGAACGCCGTTCAGTGGCACGTTCGATGGACAGGGTCACACCATCACTGACCTCGCTATCGACCGACCCGGCGAATCTCACGTGGCCCCGTTCGGTGAGAACGATGGCACAATCAAGAACGTTCGGTTCGAGAACGTCGATGTGTTCAGCAGTGATCGCAACGTTGCCGGCGCCGTTGCAGACAACCACGGCACGATCAAGTCAGTCTCGGTGACCGGGTCCGTCGAGGGACAGGACCGCTGGACGGCAGGTCTCGTCGCTCGCGGAGATGAGGGCGCCACGATCGAACGGTCGATGGCCGACGTCGAGGTGACCGGCGACGAGTATGTCGGTGGACTGGTCGGCGACAACAGCGAGCAATCGATCGTCCACTCGTACGCAACTGTGACTGTGGAAGGGAACGATCGAGTGGGCGGACTAATCGGGTGGAACAATGCAGACGACGGAGTGAGAAACAGCTACGTAACTGGCACCGTCTCGGGAGAGAGTGAGGTCGGCGGTCTGGTCGGCTGGTTCGCCGGTCCCGTCAGCGACGGATACGTCGCCGTGGACGTCACTGGCGATGATACGACCGGGGCGTTGGTCGGCGCCGAATACCATTCCAGGTACGTGAGTGATGGGACCGTCTCGAACGTCTATTACGACACGAGGCGCTCCGCTCTCGACTCGACCGGTGAAGATAGCGACTTCGGAACCGGTCTTCGAACCACCGAACTGACGGGTGCCGACGCCGAACGGAACGTGGACTTCGACTTCGACAACTTCTGGACGGCCACCGACGAGTATCCGGTCCTCGAGTGGCAGGTCGAAGCCGTCGACCTGTCGGTCTCCCAATCCGCCATCGGCGAGGGCGAAACGACTCCCGTCACCGTCGAACTCACGCTCGACGACGGCTCGACGGTTACCGCTTCGGAGGTCGCCGACTACGACTCCGAAGCAGCCGTCGCGTCCGTCTCGGAGGGGGTGCTCGAGGCGAACTCGGTCGGTGAGACCGAGATCACGGCGACCGTCGCTGGCGAGAGCGATACCGTTACCGTCGAAGTGCTCGAGCCGCCGAACATCGCGTTCGTCGACGCCGAGTTCGACGTCGAGGCTGCCGTCGAGGGCACGACCGTCGGCCTCGATGCGACCTACGAGAACACCGGCGGTCCCGGCTCCGAACGCGTCAGCGTTGCGGTGGGTGACGAAGACGTCACCTCGACGCAGCTCCAGCTCGGGGCCGACGAAAAAACGACCGAGTCAATCGAGTGGACCGCAGCCGAGTCCGGAACCGTGACGGTCGACGACGAGCCTTACGGTGAACTGACCGTCGTCGACGCCGAAAACGTCTCCCTCGAGGCGATCGAACTCCCCGACGAAGCCGCCGAAGGCAGCGAGTACGAGATCGGCCTCGAGTTCGCGACCGACCTCGACACGCCTGTCCTCGAGACCGTCGAACTCCGCGTCGACGGCGACCGCGTCGCGACGGAGGTCGTCGAGATCGACGCCGACGGCTCGGCCGACCCGATCAGCTACGCACACGACGAGCAGGGCACGGCGACGCACGTCGTCGAACGGCACAACGAGACGGAGACTGGTATCGTCGAGATTCTCGAGCCGGCCGAATTCGAAATCGAGGACCTCGACGCCCCCGAGTCGGTCGAGGAGGGTGAGCAGGAGACGGTTTCGGCAACGGTGACGAACGTCGGCGGCGGCGAGGACGACGCCGAACTCGAGCTCAGGATCGACGGCGAGGTTCAGGACACGCAGACAGTCACGCTGGATTCGGGCGATTCCGAACCCATCCAGTTCGACGTCACGTTCGACACCGACGGCGACGTCACCGTCGGAATCGCGTCGCCGGACGACGAGCGTGAGGTCAGTGTCGCCGTCGAAGCGGCTGGCGACAGCGCTGCGATGGCAACCGGTGACGATGCCGGCGCCGACGACGACAGTATCCCTGGACTCACCGCCGTTGCTGCCGTCCTCGCGGTTGCGCTCGCGCTCGCCGCCGTCGCTCGGCGCCGGTGA
- a CDS encoding DUF7285 family protein: MSHSSSSRAQTEPIAAIVAVSMLVVGIGIYAVYVQVTLPGTSESTTADRAIDRIWDEIEEDGVFHATHDGDAKLYDRVTDQSLPAGATVYVRVTAIDGGEERTVAEAAFPSGYPHETRPAEVAELERYLESEGPPEDASVATRTIPVAVVSSAEVRSGTLEVSVW, from the coding sequence ATGTCACACTCGTCATCGTCTAGAGCCCAGACCGAGCCGATCGCGGCGATCGTCGCCGTGTCGATGCTCGTCGTCGGTATCGGCATCTACGCGGTGTACGTTCAGGTCACCCTTCCCGGTACGTCGGAATCTACGACCGCCGACCGGGCGATCGATCGTATCTGGGACGAGATCGAAGAAGACGGTGTCTTTCACGCCACCCACGACGGTGACGCCAAACTCTACGATAGAGTCACCGACCAGTCGCTTCCGGCCGGCGCGACCGTCTACGTTCGCGTGACCGCAATCGACGGGGGCGAGGAACGGACGGTCGCGGAGGCCGCCTTCCCGTCGGGATATCCACACGAGACGAGACCGGCAGAGGTCGCCGAACTCGAGCGCTACCTCGAGTCGGAGGGACCACCCGAGGACGCGTCCGTCGCCACGAGAACGATCCCGGTCGCCGTCGTCAGCTCGGCCGAGGTCCGGTCGGGGACGCTCGAGGTGTCGGTATGGTGA
- a CDS encoding type II/IV secretion system ATPase subunit — MSLEGGARSIHDFLSTIGLDGLLGDDDSTGHCDCELAFDDRTLLVDASACSGDLVQSADCRQSVVEALTAREAEAIVVHSNGLKHRYDGDGASILGAAGRFVELLGDRDDVLARDVARDPLGAARGLESRVDVIGDVAVESGLLEAVGTATDYPDAFSPLVGLAIAYYYVDRSIDETARLVDVRELESGSTVRVYEREGQLPLYALDVVDLTLSPERHELLVDGYEAIAEGWVDGDRAPSRAIEYVSEEPVDPTVTSILEKHTDGYGILEDLFADPDVTDVYVTSPVAANPLRVELDGMAMETNVHLTETGAKALASRVRRTSGRAFSRAKPTIDATASLANGRGLRIAGVTDPVAAGIGFAFREQSDDRFTLPALVANDTMPPEVAGFLSTAIERNAAALIAGTRGAGKTTLLGTLLYEVPPETRTVIIEDTPELPVGPLQSVGRDVQALRTGTGDGPEISPADALRTALRLGDGALVVGEIRGEEARVLYEAMRVGANANAVLGTIHGDGAADVYERVVSDLKVEPSSFGATDLVVTVQAYRTPEGRSRRVARVEEVLGNGDEIWFEPLYELDGTRAAPTGRIDRGESQFVNAMAGPTEAYADVRRAIAERTELMETLAADGRITPAEVAAEYTTRR; from the coding sequence ATGTCACTGGAGGGGGGCGCCCGTTCGATTCACGACTTCCTCTCGACGATCGGTCTCGACGGCCTGCTCGGCGACGACGATTCGACTGGACACTGTGACTGTGAGCTAGCGTTCGACGACCGCACGCTCCTCGTCGACGCCTCGGCGTGTAGCGGCGATCTCGTCCAGTCGGCGGACTGTCGCCAGTCCGTCGTCGAGGCACTCACAGCGCGCGAGGCGGAGGCGATCGTCGTCCATTCGAACGGGTTGAAACACCGATACGACGGCGACGGGGCGTCGATTCTCGGCGCAGCCGGCCGATTCGTCGAACTGCTCGGGGACCGAGACGACGTCCTCGCACGCGACGTCGCCCGGGACCCCCTCGGTGCGGCCAGAGGACTCGAGTCGAGAGTCGACGTGATTGGTGACGTGGCCGTCGAGTCCGGACTGCTCGAGGCCGTCGGCACGGCCACGGACTATCCCGACGCGTTCTCCCCGCTCGTCGGGTTAGCGATCGCGTACTACTACGTCGATCGATCGATCGACGAGACGGCCAGGCTCGTCGACGTTAGGGAGCTCGAATCCGGGAGTACGGTCCGAGTCTACGAACGTGAGGGGCAACTCCCGTTGTACGCACTCGACGTCGTCGACCTCACGCTGTCGCCGGAACGACACGAGCTGCTCGTCGACGGCTACGAGGCGATCGCCGAGGGATGGGTCGACGGCGACCGGGCGCCGTCGCGGGCGATCGAGTACGTCTCGGAGGAGCCGGTCGACCCGACGGTGACGTCGATACTCGAGAAACACACCGACGGCTACGGTATTTTAGAGGATCTGTTCGCCGATCCGGACGTGACCGACGTCTACGTCACCTCGCCGGTGGCGGCGAACCCGCTGCGGGTCGAACTCGACGGGATGGCGATGGAGACGAACGTCCACCTCACCGAAACCGGAGCGAAGGCGCTCGCCTCGCGGGTCAGGCGGACCAGCGGTCGGGCGTTCTCACGGGCGAAGCCGACGATCGACGCGACCGCGTCGCTGGCGAACGGCCGAGGACTCCGGATCGCTGGCGTCACGGATCCGGTCGCCGCGGGTATCGGCTTCGCCTTCCGTGAACAGTCGGACGACCGCTTCACGTTGCCGGCGCTCGTCGCCAACGACACGATGCCGCCCGAGGTGGCGGGCTTCCTCTCGACGGCGATCGAGCGGAACGCGGCCGCGCTGATCGCCGGCACCCGTGGCGCCGGGAAGACGACGCTGCTCGGGACGTTGCTCTACGAGGTACCGCCGGAGACGCGAACGGTGATCATCGAGGACACGCCGGAGCTGCCGGTCGGGCCGCTCCAGTCGGTCGGTCGAGACGTCCAGGCACTCCGGACGGGCACCGGCGACGGTCCGGAGATCAGTCCGGCGGACGCGCTCCGAACAGCCCTCCGCCTGGGCGACGGTGCACTGGTCGTCGGTGAGATCCGTGGTGAAGAAGCGCGCGTGCTCTACGAGGCGATGCGCGTCGGTGCAAACGCGAACGCCGTCCTCGGAACGATCCACGGCGACGGTGCCGCCGACGTCTACGAGCGCGTCGTCTCTGATCTGAAAGTCGAGCCGTCGTCGTTCGGTGCCACCGATCTCGTCGTCACCGTCCAGGCGTACCGGACGCCCGAGGGACGCAGCCGACGCGTCGCCCGCGTCGAGGAAGTGCTCGGAAACGGCGACGAGATCTGGTTCGAGCCGCTCTACGAACTCGACGGAACGCGAGCGGCGCCGACCGGACGGATCGATCGAGGGGAGAGCCAATTCGTGAACGCGATGGCCGGTCCAACCGAGGCGTACGCCGACGTCAGGCGAGCGATCGCCGAGCGAACGGAGCTGATGGAAACGCTCGCAGCGGACGGACGAATCACACCGGCGGAGGTCGCCGCCGAGTACACCACCCGGAGGTGA
- a CDS encoding DUF7382 domain-containing protein — protein sequence MGTDQRTEPTNRSPRFSRSLADDDRAIEGLPIRLVIALIVGVVSLGIMMQILGGIDTFESDTEVEVEFESAELDLSDGDDTSAFSVYVVDEDGNNVTDARVIATAGDARMDGAIVEHTGEDSNEAEFTFADENIRLAPDQAVGTIEFEVRPPTGTDWTDDEANDELLVVE from the coding sequence ATGGGTACTGATCAACGAACTGAACCGACGAACCGCTCGCCCAGATTCAGCCGATCGTTAGCCGACGACGACCGTGCGATCGAAGGGTTGCCGATCAGACTCGTGATCGCGTTGATCGTCGGTGTAGTCTCACTCGGGATCATGATGCAGATCCTGGGTGGAATCGATACGTTCGAAAGCGATACCGAAGTAGAGGTCGAGTTCGAAAGCGCGGAGCTCGACCTTTCTGACGGCGACGATACGAGCGCCTTCAGCGTGTACGTCGTCGACGAAGACGGGAACAACGTCACCGATGCGAGAGTCATCGCGACGGCGGGCGACGCGCGGATGGACGGCGCGATAGTAGAACACACTGGAGAGGATTCTAACGAAGCAGAGTTCACGTTCGCAGACGAGAACATCCGACTCGCACCAGATCAGGCCGTTGGCACCATCGAATTCGAAGTTCGGCCACCCACGGGCACGGACTGGACGGACGACGAAGCAAACGACGAGCTACTGGTGGTCGAATAA
- a CDS encoding DUF7311 family protein: MIRYVLAALLTVAILSLAAVAIDAGGSDNTERQVQTAIADIERNAVALAEHEELSPTGHPDPQRVVEVSIPARSLTTEGVSHVEIEPLEEADASIARYVLDDGTTNEELVDQRIVYRDPTDNRTTELGGTGTQRLRLVLLPDENGEPVVVVEPPETDGFVSST, encoded by the coding sequence ATGATCCGCTACGTGCTGGCAGCCTTACTCACGGTGGCAATCCTGTCGCTCGCCGCGGTCGCGATCGACGCCGGTGGAAGCGACAACACCGAACGGCAGGTGCAGACGGCGATTGCCGACATCGAGCGGAACGCCGTCGCGTTAGCGGAGCACGAGGAACTTTCGCCGACGGGACACCCGGATCCACAGCGGGTCGTCGAGGTGTCGATCCCGGCGCGGTCGCTCACGACCGAAGGCGTCTCACACGTCGAGATCGAGCCGCTCGAGGAGGCAGACGCGAGTATCGCCAGATACGTCCTGGACGACGGGACCACGAACGAGGAGCTCGTCGATCAGCGAATCGTCTACCGTGACCCGACGGACAACCGGACGACGGAACTCGGCGGTACCGGGACGCAGCGTCTCAGGCTGGTGCTCTTGCCGGACGAAAACGGTGAGCCGGTCGTGGTCGTCGAGCCGCCGGAGACCGACGGCTTCGTGTCCTCGACGTAG